Within the Gracilinema caldarium DSM 7334 genome, the region CGCCTTCTTGCTCCTGTATGGATTTTCTCAGGCGCTTCAAAGAAAAAACTGAAATACAATAGGCCCCCTTATATAGTTTTCTTGCAAATAGTACGGTAGGATATCATATATCGCTTTAATGAAAGATAAGATAAGAAGAGAAGATTGATAGCCGGTAAACATTTCGAAGAAATGTTGCAAGCTCCCATATAGAGGGGTATAATATGGTAGATGTTAGAAGGACCCTCTGGGCGATAAAAAAGGAAAACCAATGATACCTGATTATCAATCTTGTATGTTACCATTATTAAAATTTGCTTCTGATGAAAAAGTACATACTCTTCCAGAAGCAGTAGTATATATTGCTTCGTTATTCAATTTGACGGAAGAAGAAAAGAAACAAATGTTACCGAGTGGAACGCAAACTATAATTTTTAATAGAGTTGGTTGGGCTAAGACTTACTTAAAAAAGGCTGGATTACTTGAAGATCCAAAACGAGCTACATTTAGAATAACAAAAAGAGGAATAGACCTTTTAAAAGAAAATCCACCCGAAATAAATACCAAATACTTAGCTCGGTATGAAGAATTTGTTGCATTTCAAAACAAGAAGTCTGAAAAAAATAAAAATAAAAATGTTATTTCTGAAGAAACAGAAAGTAATATTACCCCAGAGGAATCCATTGAATTTGGTTTCCAAAAATTAAAGGATTCTGTTTCTGAAGATATAATAAATAAAAT harbors:
- a CDS encoding restriction endonuclease, whose product is MIPDYQSCMLPLLKFASDEKVHTLPEAVVYIASLFNLTEEEKKQMLPSGTQTIIFNRVGWAKTYLKKAGLLEDPKRATFRITKRGIDLLKENPPEINTKYLARYEEFVAFQNKKSEKNKNKNVISEETESNITPEESIEFGFQKLKDSVSEDIINKIKECSSNFFEKLVVELLVKMGYGGTLKEAGQVLGKSGDGGIDGIIKEDKLGLDVIYIQAKRWENVVGRPEIQKFAGALLGQKAKKGIFITTSWFTNDALDFVKNLDSKIVLIDGEMLTDLMIEYNLGVSTYKIYELKRIDNDYFVEDDF